A DNA window from Paraclostridium bifermentans contains the following coding sequences:
- a CDS encoding spore coat protein CotJB: MATRADMLTDIEELCFACLDMNLYLDNHNEDERALATYNKLCSELAKARINYEKKYGPLNNFGYSPSKSPFQWVEGPWPWENKFYEM; the protein is encoded by the coding sequence ATGGCTACACGTGCTGATATGTTAACAGATATAGAAGAACTTTGTTTTGCATGTTTAGATATGAACTTATACCTAGACAATCATAATGAAGACGAAAGAGCATTAGCAACTTACAACAAACTATGTTCAGAGCTTGCTAAAGCTAGAATTAACTATGAAAAAAAATATGGACCATTAAATAACTTTGGATACTCTCCAAGTAAAAGTCCCTTTCAATGGGTAGAAGGTCCATGGCCTTGGGAAAATAAATTTTATGAAATGTAA
- a CDS encoding spore coat associated protein CotJA, protein MNTRNVNKNCGDALARPYVNDQVFGKMYNLSKALQYGTIFPELNLWESTMYNKDLYRYMKKINGGKR, encoded by the coding sequence GTGAATACTAGAAATGTTAATAAAAATTGTGGCGATGCATTAGCTAGACCATATGTAAATGACCAAGTATTTGGCAAAATGTATAATTTGTCAAAAGCACTTCAATATGGGACTATATTTCCTGAATTAAATTTATGGGAATCTACTATGTACAATAAAGATTTATATAGATATATGAAAAAAATCAATGGAGGTAAAAGATAA
- a CDS encoding C40 family peptidase, with amino-acid sequence MNLKKKSMIAGLISAAIIIPASTGVSFANTNEQTKSVDYRTIKGNSVNFRQGPGTNYSSIGKLNTGDKVEYIETVGSWTKIKYNGTEGFVHSDYVSGSTGNEEDNTVKGNKQVTGNSVNFRQGPGTSYSVIKSLNKGTQVGLISESNGWAKINCNGTVGYISSQYLGDINSGGGQEDNTVKENKQVTGSSVNFRKGPGTNYSVITALSKGTKVGLISESNGWAKISYNGTIGYISSQYLGDINSGGGQEDNTVKENKQVTASSVNFRQGPGTNYSVIRSLSRGTQVGVISESNGWAKINHNGTVGYVSSQYLGAINSGGGENPGQSSSADKVINIAKQQLGKTYVWGAEGPNTFDCSGFTMYSFKNGAGVNLPRVSKEQSKYGTSVSKSNLQKGDLVFFDTDGDGVVNHVGIYIGNNEFIHASSGAGKVVISQFNSYYNSKFTNARRVL; translated from the coding sequence ATGAATTTGAAGAAAAAAAGCATGATAGCTGGATTAATTTCAGCGGCGATAATAATTCCAGCTTCTACGGGGGTATCGTTTGCTAATACGAATGAACAAACTAAAAGTGTTGATTATAGAACTATAAAAGGGAATTCTGTAAACTTTAGACAAGGGCCAGGGACTAATTACTCATCTATTGGAAAGTTAAACACAGGAGATAAAGTTGAATATATAGAAACTGTAGGTTCTTGGACAAAAATTAAGTACAATGGAACAGAAGGATTTGTACATAGTGATTATGTATCAGGATCTACAGGAAATGAAGAGGATAATACTGTAAAAGGGAATAAGCAAGTTACAGGAAACAGCGTAAACTTTAGACAAGGGCCGGGAACAAGTTATTCAGTTATAAAAAGTTTAAATAAAGGAACACAAGTAGGCTTAATATCAGAAAGCAATGGATGGGCTAAAATAAACTGTAATGGAACAGTTGGATATATATCATCTCAATACCTAGGAGATATAAATTCAGGCGGCGGACAAGAAGATAATACAGTAAAAGAAAATAAACAAGTAACAGGAAGTAGTGTTAACTTTAGAAAAGGACCAGGAACTAATTACTCAGTAATAACAGCTTTAAGCAAAGGAACGAAAGTAGGATTAATATCAGAAAGTAATGGATGGGCAAAAATAAGCTATAATGGAACAATAGGATATATATCATCTCAATATTTAGGGGATATAAATTCAGGTGGCGGACAAGAAGATAATACAGTAAAAGAAAATAAACAAGTTACTGCTAGCAGTGTAAACTTTAGACAAGGTCCAGGAACTAATTATTCAGTTATAAGATCATTAAGTAGAGGAACGCAAGTAGGAGTAATATCAGAAAGTAATGGATGGGCAAAAATAAATCATAATGGAACAGTAGGATATGTATCATCTCAATATTTAGGCGCTATAAACTCAGGTGGTGGAGAAAATCCAGGACAATCGTCTAGTGCAGATAAAGTTATAAATATTGCTAAACAACAATTAGGAAAGACATATGTATGGGGAGCTGAAGGTCCAAATACTTTTGATTGTTCAGGATTTACTATGTATTCATTTAAAAATGGAGCAGGAGTAAATCTTCCTAGAGTTTCTAAAGAACAAAGTAAGTATGGAACATCTGTTAGCAAAAGCAATCTTCAAAAAGGAGATCTAGTTTTCTTTGATACAGATGGAGACGGTGTAGTAAACCATGTTGGTATATATATTGGAAATAATGAATTTATACATGCTTCATCAGGAGCTGGAAAAGTTGTAATATCACAGTTCAATAGTTACTATAATTCTAAATTTACAAATGCAAGAAGAGTTTTATAA
- a CDS encoding manganese catalase family protein, producing MWIYQKTLQHPVNLKSKDLQMAKYLITQFGGPNGELGAALRYLSQRFTMPTSKSKGLLTDIGTEELAHVEMIASMVYQLTQDATPEELRKAGLGENYAQNGFGIFPSDAHGVPFSASTIAVMGNPVTDLHEDMAAEQKALATYYQLTNLTDDVDIKNVLRFLGEREIIHYQRFGEALMDVYDYQESKKTF from the coding sequence ATGTGGATATATCAAAAAACTTTACAACATCCTGTAAATCTTAAATCTAAGGATTTACAAATGGCTAAATACTTAATAACTCAATTTGGAGGACCTAATGGTGAATTAGGTGCTGCTTTAAGATATTTATCTCAAAGATTTACTATGCCTACAAGTAAGTCTAAGGGACTTTTAACTGATATTGGTACAGAAGAACTAGCTCATGTTGAAATGATTGCTAGTATGGTTTATCAACTTACTCAAGATGCAACTCCAGAAGAACTTAGAAAAGCTGGTCTTGGTGAAAACTACGCACAAAATGGATTTGGAATATTCCCTTCAGATGCTCATGGAGTTCCTTTTTCAGCATCTACAATAGCTGTTATGGGTAATCCCGTAACAGATTTGCATGAAGATATGGCAGCAGAACAAAAAGCTTTAGCAACTTATTATCAACTTACTAATTTAACTGATGATGTAGATATTAAAAATGTTCTTCGTTTCTTAGGTGAAAGAGAAATTATTCATTATCAAAGATTTGGAGAGGCTTTAATGGATGTATATGATTATCAAGAAAGTAAAAAAACATTTTAA
- a CDS encoding tRNA 2-thiocytidine biosynthesis TtcA family protein — translation MSELAGKGCEIIVPFDERQPLKDIERSIVKRYRKNLWSKFIKAIRAYNLVEEGDKIAVAISGGKDSLLMAKMFQELKRHSQVNFDVEFIAMDPGYHKDIRQLLVDNCEYLDIPIHLFDSKIFEIADEIAKDYPCYMCARMRRGALYSKAEELGCNKLALGHHYDDVIETTMLNLLCAGNFKTMLPKLKSTNFDGIEIIRPLYYIREEHIVRFIQNSGIWPLNCACMVAAKKTGNKRYEIKDLIKNLGDNFKDVEKSIFKAAENVNIDSVLGWQQDGEKHSFLERFE, via the coding sequence ATGAGCGAATTAGCAGGAAAAGGCTGTGAAATTATAGTTCCTTTTGATGAAAGACAGCCACTTAAAGATATCGAAAGAAGTATTGTAAAAAGATATAGAAAAAACTTATGGTCTAAGTTTATAAAGGCTATAAGAGCATATAATTTAGTTGAAGAAGGCGACAAGATTGCAGTAGCTATATCTGGAGGAAAAGATAGTTTGCTTATGGCAAAGATGTTCCAAGAGTTAAAAAGACATAGTCAAGTGAACTTTGACGTTGAATTTATAGCTATGGATCCTGGATATCATAAAGATATAAGACAATTATTAGTAGATAACTGTGAATACTTAGATATACCGATACATTTATTTGATTCGAAAATATTTGAAATTGCAGATGAAATAGCAAAAGATTATCCTTGTTATATGTGTGCAAGAATGAGAAGAGGAGCATTATATTCTAAAGCAGAAGAGTTAGGATGTAATAAATTAGCTTTAGGACATCACTATGATGATGTAATAGAAACGACAATGCTTAATTTATTATGCGCAGGTAACTTTAAAACAATGCTTCCAAAGTTAAAATCTACAAACTTTGATGGAATTGAAATAATAAGACCTCTATACTATATAAGAGAAGAACATATAGTTAGATTTATACAAAATAGTGGTATATGGCCTTTAAATTGTGCTTGTATGGTAGCGGCTAAAAAGACAGGTAATAAGAGATATGAAATAAAAGATCTTATTAAGAACTTAGGCGATAACTTCAAAGATGTAGAAAAATCTATTTTTAAAGCTGCAGAAAATGTAAATATTGATTCAGTTTTAGGATGGCAACAGGATGGAGAAAAACATTCTTTCCTAGAAAGATTTGAGTAG